One genomic region from Pseudanabaena sp. FACHB-2040 encodes:
- a CDS encoding DEAD/DEAH box helicase gives MTFQTLGLSAELLRAVADQGYTQPTPIQQQAIPVVLQGQDILATAQTGTGKTASFTLPLLERLSAPVPKKNRRHPRALILTPTRELAAQVGDSVSTYGKYLDLRSTVIYGGVRFGPQMQYLQRGIDVLVATPGRLLDHLNQKTLDLSCIEILVLDECDRMLDMGFIHDIRKILAAVPAERQTLMFSATFPQEIQELAGGLLDHPTFIDVAPRNTASEQVEQVVHPVDRHRKRELLSYMIGHHNWKQVLVFTRTKHGANRLAEQLTQDGLKSTAIHGNKSQGARTRALADFKRGAVRVLVATDIAARGLDIDQLPHVVNFELPNVPEDYVHRIGRTGRAGNEGRAVSLVCGEEYPLLKNIERLLKRPLSKDVIPGYEPVAPMQSESASSNAGRPQRRRSGQGQSRGSSSPKSATASQPIARKAAPGVRTRKRLHSA, from the coding sequence ATGACATTTCAAACTCTCGGCCTTTCAGCCGAACTTCTTCGTGCTGTCGCCGACCAGGGCTATACCCAGCCAACTCCGATTCAGCAGCAGGCGATTCCGGTAGTTCTGCAAGGGCAGGACATTTTGGCGACGGCCCAAACTGGCACGGGTAAGACGGCTAGCTTTACCCTGCCGCTTCTAGAGCGCTTGAGCGCTCCGGTGCCAAAGAAAAATCGCCGCCATCCCCGGGCGCTCATCCTGACGCCGACTCGGGAACTGGCTGCTCAGGTGGGCGATAGCGTGAGCACCTACGGGAAGTACCTGGATCTGCGCTCAACCGTGATTTACGGAGGCGTTAGATTTGGACCTCAGATGCAGTATCTGCAGCGCGGCATCGATGTTTTGGTGGCGACACCCGGGCGGCTGCTGGATCACCTGAACCAAAAAACGCTGGATCTATCCTGCATCGAAATTTTGGTGCTGGATGAATGCGATCGCATGCTCGACATGGGCTTTATCCACGACATCCGCAAAATTTTGGCGGCAGTGCCGGCTGAGCGTCAGACCCTGATGTTCTCAGCTACATTCCCTCAGGAGATCCAAGAGCTGGCTGGCGGCCTGCTAGATCACCCTACTTTCATTGATGTAGCGCCTCGCAATACGGCCTCTGAACAGGTTGAACAGGTGGTACACCCCGTCGATCGCCATCGTAAGCGCGAACTGCTGTCTTACATGATTGGCCATCACAACTGGAAGCAGGTGCTGGTCTTTACCCGCACCAAGCATGGGGCCAACCGTCTGGCCGAGCAGCTTACCCAAGATGGCCTCAAGTCTACCGCTATCCACGGCAACAAGAGCCAGGGCGCTCGCACCCGGGCATTGGCTGACTTTAAGCGCGGTGCTGTGCGGGTTTTGGTTGCTACCGATATTGCCGCTCGGGGTCTGGACATAGACCAATTGCCCCATGTGGTCAACTTTGAGCTGCCTAACGTGCCCGAAGACTACGTACACCGCATTGGTCGTACTGGGCGAGCAGGTAATGAGGGACGGGCAGTTTCTTTGGTATGTGGCGAGGAATATCCGCTGCTAAAGAACATCGAACGGCTGCTCAAGCGCCCCCTGTCTAAGGATGTGATTCCGGGGTATGAGCCTGTTGCACCCATGCAGAGCGAGTCTGCCTCAAGCAACGCGGGTCGCCCCCAGCGTCGTCGAAGCGGGCAAGGTCAATCTCGGGGAAGCAGCTCTCCCAAGAGCGCAACCGCTTCTCAGCCCATCGCTAGGAAGGCTGCCCCTGGTGTTCGCACTCGCAAACGGCTGCACTCGGCCTAG
- a CDS encoding class I SAM-dependent methyltransferase: MNNWKQLKAVRFLLCFTRIPLIYIFLRGHIRKQNGFSVDARGICIPWLTYPMIDYLENLDTANCTIFEFGSGASTLWWARKAKKVVAVEMEKDWCDQVKQFLPDNANIYHCPNGEDYLGIINSFDAPFDVIVVDGAERYRSAQNAISKLSNQGIVILDNSDWYPNTAKFLIENGFIQIDFYGFTPNNSFPHCSSLFFRDPAALSKRTRTFKPVIGGKLIPSGALDDG, encoded by the coding sequence ATGAATAACTGGAAGCAATTAAAAGCTGTTCGTTTCTTGCTCTGCTTCACTAGAATCCCGCTAATTTATATTTTCTTGAGGGGGCATATTCGCAAACAAAATGGGTTCTCTGTAGATGCCAGAGGGATTTGTATTCCCTGGTTAACCTATCCAATGATCGATTACTTGGAAAATCTCGATACAGCCAACTGCACCATATTCGAGTTTGGCTCAGGGGCGTCTACACTTTGGTGGGCGAGAAAAGCGAAGAAGGTGGTTGCGGTAGAGATGGAAAAGGATTGGTGTGACCAAGTAAAACAGTTCCTGCCCGACAATGCCAATATCTACCATTGCCCTAACGGCGAAGACTATCTCGGTATTATAAATAGCTTTGATGCCCCTTTTGATGTAATTGTTGTTGATGGTGCAGAGAGATATCGAAGTGCTCAAAATGCTATTTCAAAGTTGTCCAATCAGGGCATTGTTATTCTAGATAACTCAGACTGGTATCCCAATACAGCTAAATTTCTGATCGAAAACGGATTTATCCAAATAGATTTTTACGGCTTTACGCCTAACAACTCTTTTCCCCACTGTTCTTCCCTATTTTTTAGAGATCCTGCTGCGTTATCAAAACGCACTCGAACCTTTAAACCCGTTATTGGAGGCAAGCTGATACCCAGTGGCGCGCTTGATGATGGATAA
- a CDS encoding HAD-IA family hydrolase: MLKALLFDLDGTLADTDPIHRVIWREVLQPYGYEVDEAFYQQHISGRLNENIVKDLLPQLYPDQEPQFSADKEARFREMAGHQLRPVTGLMPLLTWGQQQQLAMAVVTNAPRANAEFMLQTLALTDTFNPVILAGELPLGKPDPLPYREALRQLNLHPEEAVVFEDSTSGICSAVGAGITTIGIATTHAPDKLYAVGATLVVPDFTDERLRQFGLL; encoded by the coding sequence ATGCTGAAGGCTTTGTTGTTCGACCTAGATGGCACGTTAGCCGATACAGACCCCATTCACAGAGTCATTTGGCGTGAAGTTCTTCAGCCCTATGGGTACGAGGTAGATGAGGCATTTTACCAGCAGCATATCAGCGGTCGCCTCAATGAAAATATTGTCAAAGATTTGCTGCCCCAACTTTACCCTGACCAAGAGCCGCAGTTTAGTGCTGACAAAGAAGCTCGCTTTCGCGAAATGGCAGGTCACCAGCTGCGCCCAGTCACCGGACTCATGCCGCTGCTCACGTGGGGCCAGCAGCAGCAGCTAGCAATGGCCGTCGTCACCAATGCTCCCCGAGCTAATGCCGAGTTCATGCTGCAAACGTTGGCCCTAACCGACACTTTTAATCCAGTGATTTTGGCAGGAGAGTTGCCCTTAGGCAAACCCGACCCGCTGCCCTACCGGGAAGCCCTGCGGCAGCTTAATCTTCACCCCGAAGAAGCCGTTGTTTTTGAAGACTCCACTTCGGGAATCTGCTCAGCGGTCGGGGCCGGAATTACTACCATCGGCATCGCCACAACCCATGCCCCAGACAAGCTCTACGCAGTAGGGGCAACTCTAGTCGTGCCCGACTTCACTGACGAGCGGCTGCGGCAGTTTGGCCTACTGTGA
- a CDS encoding isoaspartyl peptidase/L-asparaginase encodes MGMQIQPKVIIHGGAGSSLHSKGGVESIRKDLRDIVEEIYGKLLAGADAKMAVIYGCHMLEDNPCFNAGKGSVLQSDGQVRMSASLMDGAAQRFSGVINVSRVQHPTDLAAFLQDCDDRVLSDYGSAELAREMCLPVFDPATELRLKEWQQERANHFQKAMAGVVAEKELIDTSARRGTIGVVVLDSEGRLAAGTSTGGKGLERIGRVSDSAMPAGNYANPFAGISCTGIGEDIIDECLAPRIVIRVTDGLSLGQAFARSFTEAEQNGRDFGAIGIDRTGAIAWGKTSDVLLAAYHTGTDIGDTLEQGIGTMTGTC; translated from the coding sequence ATTGGTATGCAAATTCAGCCCAAGGTCATCATTCACGGAGGGGCTGGCAGCTCTCTTCACAGCAAAGGCGGGGTTGAATCCATCCGCAAAGATCTGCGAGATATCGTAGAAGAGATTTACGGCAAGCTGCTGGCTGGAGCCGATGCCAAGATGGCTGTGATCTACGGCTGCCATATGCTAGAAGATAACCCCTGTTTCAATGCAGGTAAGGGATCGGTGCTGCAGTCAGATGGCCAGGTGCGGATGAGCGCTTCTCTAATGGACGGTGCAGCTCAGCGTTTTAGTGGCGTGATCAATGTGTCTCGGGTGCAGCACCCGACGGATTTGGCCGCTTTTTTGCAGGACTGTGATGACCGGGTACTATCGGACTACGGCTCTGCTGAATTGGCGCGGGAGATGTGTCTGCCGGTCTTTGATCCAGCAACGGAGCTGCGACTGAAGGAGTGGCAGCAGGAGCGGGCCAACCATTTCCAAAAAGCAATGGCGGGCGTGGTGGCTGAGAAGGAACTGATCGACACCAGCGCTCGGCGCGGCACTATTGGCGTCGTTGTGCTCGATAGCGAGGGCCGACTGGCTGCAGGCACCTCAACTGGAGGCAAGGGCCTAGAACGCATTGGTCGGGTGAGCGACTCGGCCATGCCTGCCGGCAACTACGCCAACCCCTTTGCTGGCATTAGCTGTACGGGTATTGGTGAAGACATTATCGATGAGTGTTTGGCCCCTCGCATTGTGATCCGCGTGACGGATGGGCTGTCTCTAGGGCAGGCATTTGCCAGATCCTTTACCGAGGCCGAGCAAAATGGGCGCGACTTTGGGGCGATTGGGATAGATCGCACGGGTGCGATCGCATGGGGCAAAACCAGCGACGTGCTGCTAGCGGCCTACCACACTGGCACTGACATCGGCGACACGTTAGAGCAGGGAATCGGTACAATGACGGGCACCTGTTAA
- a CDS encoding DUF2256 domain-containing protein yields MPRQRTRSDLPTKICPVCQRPFTWRKKWADCWDDVKYCSDRCRRRRSQAQDS; encoded by the coding sequence ATGCCTCGCCAACGGACTCGGTCTGATTTGCCCACCAAAATTTGCCCGGTGTGTCAGCGTCCCTTTACCTGGCGCAAGAAGTGGGCCGACTGTTGGGACGACGTGAAATATTGCTCGGATCGCTGCCGTCGCCGCCGCTCTCAGGCTCAGGACAGTTAG
- a CDS encoding GUN4 domain-containing protein, producing MSSFTAHSSSPAASSGDALENLRQQLRAESLKKQLSAIHELVGIGDQGIELLQQVLLERQEQPPEILDGKIIQVLYATQRPEIQSFLQSHWPQGRVPTPSERGIDYASLQALLVAQSFEAADRLNMQKLCELAGPDAARRKWLYFTEVEQFPAVDLQTLDTLWRLYSEGKFGFSRQRQIWQGQGQSWEKLWTRIAWRNETTWTRYPNEFIWDLSAPDGHLPLSNQLRGVRVMAALLSHPVWSASR from the coding sequence ATGAGTAGTTTTACAGCGCATTCGTCATCCCCTGCCGCTTCCAGTGGCGACGCTCTGGAGAACTTGCGGCAGCAGCTGCGGGCAGAGTCCTTGAAAAAACAGCTGTCAGCCATCCATGAGCTCGTGGGAATTGGCGATCAGGGCATTGAGCTGCTCCAGCAGGTTTTGCTGGAACGACAGGAGCAGCCCCCTGAAATTTTAGACGGCAAAATTATTCAGGTTCTCTACGCCACGCAGCGGCCGGAGATACAGAGCTTTTTGCAATCCCACTGGCCCCAGGGCCGAGTGCCCACGCCCTCCGAGCGAGGCATTGACTATGCCTCGCTGCAGGCGCTGCTTGTGGCTCAGTCCTTTGAGGCAGCCGATCGGCTCAACATGCAGAAGCTCTGCGAATTGGCAGGCCCCGACGCAGCCCGCCGCAAATGGCTCTACTTCACTGAGGTCGAACAGTTCCCAGCGGTGGATTTGCAGACGCTTGACACCCTCTGGCGGCTCTACTCCGAGGGCAAGTTTGGCTTCTCCCGGCAGCGCCAGATCTGGCAGGGGCAGGGGCAGAGCTGGGAAAAACTTTGGACTCGCATTGCTTGGAGAAATGAGACCACCTGGACCCGCTACCCCAACGAATTTATCTGGGACTTGAGTGCTCCAGATGGCCACTTGCCGCTGTCGAACCAGCTGCGAGGTGTGCGAGTAATGGCCGCTCTGCTGAGCCATCCGGTTTGGTCTGCTAGCCGTTAA
- a CDS encoding response regulator transcription factor: MKTILIVDDDLTLQAALTRRLQQQGFGVVNATSAAEALSLFDKDRPDVVVSDVLMPQMDGFEFCRRLRASPSGELVPFIFLSSLGEVESRIHAHTIGANDYLVKPFHPRELIAKINGLIERAEKIQAQVERLVGQVRSQADPAAATPEPLPLTPAEAKVFWEVIQGYTNKQIGERLFISPRTVQTHLSNILSKLSLENRSQLIRFAFEHGYQTPSETAETGQS; the protein is encoded by the coding sequence ATGAAAACTATATTAATCGTCGATGATGATTTAACGCTGCAGGCTGCTCTCACCCGTCGCCTACAGCAGCAAGGTTTTGGAGTCGTCAATGCCACCTCCGCAGCAGAGGCGTTGTCGCTTTTTGACAAAGATAGGCCAGATGTCGTGGTTTCTGACGTGCTGATGCCTCAAATGGATGGGTTTGAGTTTTGTCGGCGGCTGCGGGCTAGCCCCTCAGGAGAACTGGTGCCGTTTATTTTCCTCTCTAGTCTGGGAGAGGTAGAAAGTCGTATTCATGCCCACACCATCGGGGCTAATGATTACTTAGTTAAGCCCTTTCACCCTAGAGAATTGATCGCTAAGATAAACGGTCTGATTGAGCGGGCAGAGAAAATTCAGGCTCAGGTAGAGCGGTTAGTGGGGCAGGTGCGATCGCAAGCCGACCCCGCTGCTGCTACTCCCGAGCCATTGCCCCTCACGCCTGCAGAGGCCAAAGTTTTTTGGGAAGTGATTCAGGGCTACACTAATAAGCAAATTGGCGAGCGGCTGTTCATCAGCCCCCGTACAGTGCAGACCCACCTCAGCAACATTCTCAGCAAACTCTCGCTAGAAAACCGCTCCCAGCTAATTCGATTTGCCTTTGAGCATGGCTATCAAACCCCCAGCGAGACAGCCGAAACAGGACAATCTTGA
- a CDS encoding NADP-dependent isocitrate dehydrogenase produces the protein MYERINPPTTGERITFKAGEPIVPDMPIIPFIRGDGTGVDIWPAAQKVFDAAVAKAYDGKRQIVWFKVYAGDEACEQYGTFQYLPEDTLTAIREYGVAIKGPLTTPIGGGIRSLNVALRQIHDLYACVRPCKYYPGTPSPHKTPEKLDVIVYRENTEDIYLGIEWKQGSEMANRLINLLNTDMIPGTPEHGKKQIPLDSGIGIKPISKHGSQRLVRRAMSHALRLPKAKQMVTLVHKGNIMKYTEGAFRDWGYELAVTEFRQECVTERESWVLSNREKNPDLSIEDNARMIEPGYDALTPEKKSAICQEVKDILDAIWQTHGNGQWKDKIMVNDRIADSIFQQIQTRPDEYSILATMNLNGDYLSDAAAAIVGGLGMGPGANIGDTCAIFEATHGTAPKHAGLDRVNPGSVILSGVMMLEYMGWQEAADLIKQGIAAAISNGEVTYDLARMMTPPIDPPLKCSEFAEAIIHHFDD, from the coding sequence ATGTACGAACGGATCAACCCTCCTACCACTGGTGAACGCATTACCTTCAAAGCTGGGGAGCCGATTGTCCCTGATATGCCAATCATTCCCTTTATTCGGGGAGACGGAACGGGGGTTGACATCTGGCCTGCCGCCCAAAAAGTGTTTGATGCTGCCGTAGCCAAAGCTTACGACGGCAAGCGGCAGATCGTTTGGTTCAAAGTCTATGCGGGTGACGAAGCCTGCGAGCAGTATGGCACTTTTCAGTACCTCCCTGAAGACACCCTCACCGCTATCCGAGAATACGGTGTTGCTATTAAAGGCCCCCTCACCACGCCCATTGGAGGCGGCATCCGCTCCCTCAACGTAGCCCTGCGGCAAATCCACGATCTCTATGCCTGCGTCCGGCCCTGCAAGTATTACCCTGGCACCCCCTCCCCCCACAAAACTCCAGAAAAACTCGACGTCATTGTCTATCGGGAAAACACCGAAGACATCTACCTGGGTATTGAGTGGAAGCAAGGTTCTGAGATGGCCAACCGGCTGATCAATCTGCTCAACACCGACATGATTCCCGGCACCCCTGAGCACGGCAAAAAGCAGATTCCCCTTGATTCCGGGATTGGCATCAAGCCGATTAGTAAGCATGGCTCTCAGCGGCTGGTGCGGCGGGCTATGAGCCATGCCCTGCGGTTGCCCAAAGCCAAACAAATGGTGACCCTGGTGCACAAGGGCAACATCATGAAGTACACCGAAGGGGCCTTTCGAGACTGGGGCTACGAGCTAGCCGTAACTGAATTTCGGCAGGAGTGCGTCACCGAACGCGAGTCTTGGGTACTCAGCAACCGGGAAAAGAACCCTGATCTCAGCATTGAAGACAATGCCCGCATGATCGAACCTGGCTACGATGCTCTTACCCCTGAGAAAAAGTCAGCCATCTGTCAAGAAGTTAAAGACATTTTAGATGCGATCTGGCAGACCCACGGCAACGGCCAGTGGAAGGACAAGATTATGGTCAACGATCGCATTGCCGACAGCATTTTTCAGCAGATCCAGACCCGCCCCGACGAATACTCCATTCTGGCCACCATGAACCTCAATGGCGACTATCTCTCAGACGCTGCCGCCGCTATCGTAGGGGGGCTGGGGATGGGGCCAGGGGCTAACATTGGCGATACCTGCGCCATCTTCGAAGCCACCCATGGCACCGCTCCTAAGCACGCTGGACTTGATCGGGTCAATCCGGGATCTGTCATTCTCTCGGGCGTCATGATGCTGGAGTACATGGGTTGGCAGGAAGCCGCAGATTTGATTAAACAGGGCATTGCCGCCGCCATCTCTAATGGAGAAGTCACCTACGACCTAGCTCGCATGATGACGCCGCCCATTGATCCACCGTTAAAATGCTCCGAGTTTGCCGAAGCCATCATTCACCACTTCGACGACTAA